Below is a window of Arabidopsis thaliana chromosome 2, partial sequence DNA.
ACTCAAACAAATTGAGTTTAGTGATATATTGAGaggtaaaatactaaaatggTCTAACTAATACAACTTACATGTTTAGTAGAACTTAAATTATGCTTTATTTACAAGACTAAAAGAGTAGTTAAACTTGAAATCTTAAACTGTCGCCGTAGAAATAACAATTGGGTCAAGAAAAGTTTTCTAATCCTTatcaaaatagaaaagttttctaatataatagaaaaaacaCCCGTAAGTGGGAAAACATCTTCTACAAACTTAATAAGAAAAGGATATACATATCTCCAATCCACATGCGAATAGTTTTGGGTCAAATCTCTACGCTTCGCGTAACAAATTGAATTTGTCAAACAATTTGAGCATGACATGATGAAAAAAGGCCAGAGTCATGTTAATTCGTCGTATCGTAACTCCGACTTCTGACTTTCTCCATTCTTTTTAACGAAACGATAAGTCAACTTTTAACCGAAAAGGACTACAAGtcaatttattcattaatGCTCTACGTGCATAGGTTATACTTATTGGTTACCCTATAGAAGTTGAACCGTGAGATCAAAAATCATGTTAGATAAACCGGCTCCGTTCTTTGTGACGTtgacatatatttttcttaggCCAGAGACTATAGCTAGATAAATAACTCCATTCTTGGCTGCTCGTAGGATACGAACCCAAAACTTGGTCATATTTTATCTCAAAAATAAGATCCCAAAAAATATCGACTATTAGAGCTATCGATACCATACGTGTTTCAAAGATGTAAATTTGAACCCCTCTACCTTGAAAGCGTGTATAAGGcttattttctgaaaaaaagtGTTAGCTCATCTAACATATACAAAGATTAAAGATTGGATCGTTGacagaagaaaagatttacaaaaatttggaTCTTGTGAATTAGTTACTATTGGGCTAAATAAAAGCCCATGTATGTATTTATTGGACCAGACCTAATTTTTGTACCAGGGCCTGAGGACTATATCCAACACAAACCacaatttcaaatattattttggcGTTTTAACTTCTAAACGCTTTATCTTTATCATGCGACTTGCCAGATGCCAACCCAAGCCACGTGCATTACGATTcaactaattttttgttgtctttttttcccctttttaaCGAGGCAAAATAgtagaaatatttttctattttcatgaaattgtagaagaaaatagtaaaatttcCGAATTTTCCTAATCTATAGTTTCACTTTagataaaataatacttaGCGTGACGAAGGCAACTGGCTTATTCAACTTTATGTGtttaataaaagataaaataaataataatttcgtATATATTTCTCTCCTTTGttcataaaataattaaaatatttttgattgattctttcgaaaagtaaaaaaactcatttaattacaagaatataatatatgttaacCCACCAtgacaaacatatattttgacaTCTTAGATAACAAGTAACTAAATTAATTAcattcctttttattttattttctttttaattttatgtgaatgtaaaaaacaagaaaaaaaataaaatttatttttctctctcgcTTGGTTCAACCGTGGTTGTTCATCGGAAAAATATCTTCGGCTTCAATTTCGTTCGATTTACCCTAAATTCTCGACTAGTGTTCGTCAATCCCACTTCCAATTCCACATTTCAAACCTTTTCAGGTAatatttctcatatttttcgtgttttttttcggggtcaaacttatttttttaaaaatttcaattcaaatttCGAGTTTGTATTTAGTAACCCTAGTTcttaatttttcaatttttcgtCTTCCCTTATGAGATTTAGCTTAATTAGGGTATTGAATTAAGTAGaattgggtttttgtttttgttgtgatctggtgaaattaattttagggttttattgaaggtgaaatttgtttgttcttcGTTATATCttcgaaattagggtttttcaaatttgtgtCGTGGAtgtaaaaattatgaattgCCTGTAAAATTTTTCTGTCGGTTGCTAAATTTCTTGTGATTTTAGTTGATGATCGCTATGTAGAGTTTCGccttttttttgggattttgaaTGTTCATGGTTTAGGATTCATTGCTCTGATTTGTAGGAAGTTGAAATCAAAAGCATGAATGCTTAAACAGTTTACGCATTATTGCGAAATGCAAGCCGAGCTGATACCCGAAGGTCCTAACGGTGAGGGCCGTTTATCAAACCAGAACAGCAACCCTAATTTACTCTCTTCTGCTTCTATCAGTATTACTCAGTTTCCTGGTATGTTGCATTGATTTAAAAGTTGTGCTTGTATGCTTGTTTTGTTAGcttagttgattttttttaatggaaatGGCGATGTTGCAGCTAAGAAGCCGACTAGGCAATGGGCTGCTTGGACACatcaagaagaggaaagtTTCTTCACTGCTCTTCGTCAAGTTGGAAAGGTATCACCTTGacgttcttcttctctatgtTGTTAACCTGTTATGTGTGTGAACCTTctctttgtgttgttttgtagaattttGAGAAGATAACTTCTCGTGTTCAGAGCAAAAACAAGGACCAGGTTggttgttttagttttgtgtttgttttcttttcgcTTGCACTTGCTGGTGTTTGCTTTTAGTTTCTGATGGTTGTGGAAACTTCTTGTGATTTGCAGGTCAGGCATTACTATTATCGTTTAGTGAGGCGTATGAACAAACTTTTGGGCCCGGATCTGAGCCTTGATGCCAAGAACCCAAAGGACACCAATGCTGCAATGCTACGATGGTACTTGATTTATACATTTCTTTTCTGTTATGCTTTGTGCTGGTATGGTAGATTGTTACGTTATCGTAAACAAATGATGAATATCACTCTCCGGGTATTTTTCTAGATAACAAGTTATAGCATGTTATGATACTATGAGTATTATTAAGTAGGCATGGTCACATTCATTTAAGGGTTCCATTTGCGTAAAGTAATTTCTGTAGTATAGCTATGCATTTCCTGCTAGTGACAATATAATGTTAAGGtaaggttttttgtttttttcatgtgCTTTGATAATATCTGCCAGGAACCTCATACATGATCAGATAGTAGCAACTGACTTATATTTCAGACATCATAGCTTCTTCCATTCTCCTAGATGACATGATTTCACATATCATGATCTTAATTATCACTCAGCTCGTCTGACTAAAGTAAACATGCTTTTTCATGTGTCTTGCAGGTGGTCTTTGCTTGAAAAGTATAGCTGCAAAGCTTCAAAACTTCATCTCAAGCCCCGGAGATTCAAACTATTTATAGAGGCCTTGGTTAGTTGGCAAATGCGAATTTCGTTTAACCCAAAACCACCTTGGATTTGACAAGGAATCGTTTACAAACTATTGTCTAACAAAACCTTTTGCATGAAGGAACACCAATTGCTGAAAGACCGCAGAAAGAGCATAAGAAAACGGACTTGCCAGGGAGAAAATCTCTCTTCTGCTTCCCTCGGAAACATCTCAAGTCATAGTAGAGAAAGAGGATTGGATAACCGTCCATTTAAACTTATTCTCTCCGACGGCCAAAATGTTAAAAAGCTAGGGCCTGGAAGAGCATCTACCAAACATGGTGAAAGCTTAAGTGTCAACCTTGGTGACGAAAAAGAAGACACAGCCTTTGGGAGAGGTGGAAGGCAACGGCGAAAACAAGGTTCTTTCTTTACTAGTTTTTATGCATGTTTGTTAGATAGGCAGTTTTCTTCAGCCCCATATTGTGTGTGTTTTCAGTGTTCACACAAATTTGGACATTATCTGCTTTTAATCTTCCATGTTGATATTAGATTTTATGTTGCTATTTAAAAGCTTGATGTAGTTCCAGGTTCTTACGTGACTCTAAGcatctcttcctttttcaGCAGGTTATAGAAAATGGGAAAAAGCTGCAATAGATGGGGTCTCTCTGGTTGCTGATGCTGCAGAGCATTTGGAACGAACATCAATTGACAAAGATATGGATGATCAAACAGGTTTACTTACTAGTATTGGATGATAGTTCCTTTTCttagatatatgttttttgaGGACTAACATGTGCAAATTCTAAATCAGattctctttttatcttaGATTTAGGTCCCACAAGATATTTAACCGGAAAGTCTCCACTTTCTCTATGCTCAGCTGGTGATGTTCCTCTCAGTGATGCCAATATGCAGTTTTCTGCCAAGCTTAAACTTCAGCTGTTCCCGATTGATGAATGTACTCGAAGATCCTTGGAAATGGTAAGCTTCAAATAGGAATTATACTGATTGGAGCAATAATTTTCTGAGACATGAAATGGAGCTTGATCTGTTAACACTTAACACTTTAACAGGATAAGCACAATCCGCATCTTGAACTTACTCTTAGTAATCGCAAGAAGATATCATCTGTACTTGAACATCTCAATCGCAAATGGGGAAGCTCAAGTTGTGCGACTGGAGAGCTATTGCTATTTCCTTACAACGCACGAAAAGAAACTGTAACGTGCCATCAGAGGTGGACCCATGACTCTTTTCTAAGCGCAGCAGAAGTGCATTCAATGGTCGGAAGTCCTTCGGTTTTCCGCTTAAGGTTTGCTCTCATATTTTCCTAGTCTCTTGCAGGTTTCTTCTCGTCAaattgtcatacaagataaaccaaaattaatttacttataTGTATTTGCAGGTATGGTTGGTTTGTCCATGATGCGTCAGGTTCTATTATTTCTCAAGTTCCAACTTCAGATCCTTGCCCTTCACTCGAGGATGACATGAATGTGGATAGGTTGAACGAGGTCAACATGCTCCTTACTGAATCAGGACCCTTGTCTGTGCATTCAACTGCTGAACAAACGACATCTGTAGAGCCCAGTCAGGGTCTAGTATGTGCATCTGGTGTCCATGATCGTCCCGCAAGATCTAGAGATGATTATGAACCTGCTTCAACGAGTATTACTCCACTTGAGCATTTGAGCGGCGGTAATGCACAATCACCAGGAGAATGGGCTGATAGTCTTACTAACATAAGTATAGGTGATCTACTTTCTGAAGTGCCCGATGACATAGATAGTGATGGTGTTGATCCACCTGCCACCGAAGGTTCACATTACCTCCTTCGAGATGTCCCATTTACCTCTGACTCTTTTGATGCTGCAATTGCTGCTCATATACTAAGACACCAGAACAAGCCAAGTGCTCAACTACCGCTGACTTCTGGCTCTTCCTCTCTgtgggatgatgaagaaacacGTGATGCCTTCTCTTTCCAAAAAAATCGTTTCGCAAATTCCACCGAGCTGGCTAGTGTTGCTTCTCCTAAAGGTGTTGGCAGAGTAAATGGAGAGCCTTCACAGTTGGTGGAGGTAACTATATCAGCCTCAAATTCCACTTCCCTCAATTGTTTACAAAACTAAACCATCTGATTCAATACTTTCTCTTAGGCTTCATCCGGCGATGAGGGATCTTATAACCCTCATGACGATGGAGATCCAATGGAAGAGGGTCCAGCAGACCCTCATACGATGGATTCTCCAGGGAAGACCCCTTGTGGACTTGCGGATGTATACTGGGTAAATTTAGAAATCTCATATATTTCCCCAATGTAAAAAAGTCATATAtattcaacaacaacacatgtTTCCTCTTTGCAGCCCGACTCGTTAGGACCACTGGATTTAGACATTAGATCGTCAAAGTATACAGATGATTTGATCCTTAGTGAGAGCCTCGGGGGATTGAGCCGTCTGATAGCAACCAGCCTTGATGCGTTTCAGAACTGCTCGCTCTTTGGGTTCGACAATAAGAAGGACAAGTCTAACATGGTATGAAATGGAACCAAAGCTAAAGCATGGGGTCCAAATGTTGATagttgaaaaagaaagtgacTTCTTGccttttgaaaaaagaaacttttatCACCAACTGATAGCTTCACTGTACAAAAATTTGATGTAACCTTTTACTCTTCCTTTCACACATTCTTTTGTGTTGATACATGTTTCTCTGTGTACACTTTTACTGTTAATTTACATGTTTATTTGGCTACCAtgccttctttcttttttttttctttttttttgttcttttgtttatagaaGTTTCATGACAAATAAGAATTTCAATTAATATTCTTAAGTTCTTTTAAGAGTGCGAGTAAAAGAACAATCGTAGGACGCAAAATTTAACTCGCTCATTCAAGAGTAGTGTTGATaagtccttttttttttcatttcaatattCTACCCGAAAAAGATTCCAAACTTCTACTTTTCTACACTTGATCACCACTATAATCGAAGATTTATGAACAATAGACTCTTtaataaagtaaataaatcatttaaaactaagtttgtttgttgtctTGATCATATGTGTTCAAATTGGTTTTCTCTTCTATTCTCTACATTAAAACATCCTCCAACATTCAGTTTTCTCACTCTCAATGAACCAGTAATACACACCCTAGGTGCACTAGATTTCATTCAAAACTAAATCTGGTTCACTAAACCAAACCATATTGATTTTCAGGAGGAAAACCACTTTTTTTAGTGTGTAGTACGAGTAAGTTTACACCCTGAGATGCagggttttttctttgtcttttgctAAGTGCGTGAGATGCAGTTTTACCCCTAGTTAGAGGAAAACAATGAATTTGTgtaattttaacattttcttgttatgAGGAATATGCTCTGAATAATGAGAACCATACAAGATACAACAATGACATAAGCCAAGTTGTCATAAAAGGCCAAATGTGCTTTAATGTGTGATACACCGCTTTACACTGGCCTACTCTTTCACTTCACGTCAAGTTCGTAAACGAAGAGACAATCTCTACGTGCCCTCCCCTTGAATATTcagcatcatcttctttttttgaaatcaaatttgacGGCTTCTGTTGTCACAGGATATACTATAGACAACAAAACTACATATGATACAAGGCATATTCGAGTTCTGATCATTCACAATAAAATACATGTGATAGAAGCAATTTAAATATGTGcctgaaatatataaatcaagaAAGCCATTAATCAAAGGTTAAAGCAATATGGATTGTACGTGTTgagtgtatttttttttttttgtcataccAAGAATAAAAACATCAGGCCGAGACAGTAGTATAAGCGAGGGAAGAGATAGATTAGGTCCTCAATTCAAAGGACACcaacttttgatattttatagCTAGCAGCCGTAAATCATATTTGTTCTATTTTTAGCAATACAACATTTCTTAGACACCAAAATCGGTTTAGTTAATCAGATTTCAAGTATGATTTTATGAGATTCTAAGCATGGATGATTCTTTTCATTGGCTACTTTTAAAATAACAGAAAGGatctaaattttcatttgtagtAAATTTGAAAACGTTGGCGTGGCCttgcatatatatttagaaaatcgTACAGTGGAATTGGTTTAATTGGTAAAGTTTTCTAGGAATGATGTAGACGAAACAAATAATAAGATTATCCTTTAAAAATTCACTTATACCACAATCAAATCCATATTGAATCTCACTCAGAACCCTGATAAATATCCACTCTCAGTCCATATATCACTCAaaacttcaagaaaaaaagattcttcaaaagagcaaaaaaatcaatggagaGAGCAAAGTCGAGGAAGCCTCATATCATGATGATACCATACCCACTTCAAGGTCACGTTATCCCTTTTGTCCACTTAGCCATCAAACTTGCTTCTCATGGCTTCACCATCACTTTCGTCAACACCGACTCCATCCACCACCACATCTCCACCGCTCACCAAGATGACGCCGGTGACATCTTCTCCGCCGCTCGCAGCTCCGGCCAGCACGACATACGTTACACCACCGTGAGCGACGGCTTCCCTTTAGACTTTGACCGGTCACTGAACCATGACCAGTTTTTCGAAGGCATTCTCCACGTCTTCTCTGCCCACGTGGATGATCTCATCGCCAAACTCTCCCGCCGTGATGATCCTCCCGTGACTTGCTTGATCGCCGACACGTTTTATGTTTGGTCATCTATGATTTGCGACAAGCACAACCTTGTAAATGTCTCGTTTTGGACCGAACCTGCCTTGGTCCTCAATCTCTATTATCACATGGATCTCCTCATATCTAACGGTCATTTCAAATCTCTTGGTAACACTCTTAATCATGTTAATGATATGTTTATTACGTAGTATAAcctaattatatttatatttttttaaaaaccaaaattgtgAGGATTGTCACAACTCATAGGTATTTGGAAATTTGTGTATTATCTCAGAAGAAAATAAGTggaaatttatatttacatcatttttgtttttgaactttgtGGTAGATAATCGTAAAGACGTGATCGATTACGTACCAGGGGTTAAAGCAATAGAACCAAAGGACTTGATGTCATATCTTCAAGTAAGCGACAAAGACGTAGACACAAATACAGTAGTATACAGAATATTATTCAAGGCCTTTAAAGACGTCAAGAGAGCCGACTTCGTCGTATGCAACACGGTGCAAGAGCTCGAACCAGACTCTCTCTCGGCTCTACAAGCCAAACAACCGGTTTACGCTATCGGTCCGGTTTTCTCAACTGATTCGGTAGTTCCCACAAGCTTATGGGCCGAGTCAGACTGTACCGAGTGGCTTAAGGGCCGGCCCACTGGGTCAGTTCTCTACGTCTCGTTTGGTAGCTATGCACATGTTGGTAAGAAGGAGATTGTTGAGATAGCTCATGGGCTTTTGCTTAGTGGGATTAGTTTCATTTGGGTTTTACGTCCGGATATAGTTGGATCCAACGTACCAGATTTTCTTCCAGCCGGGTTTGTGGACCAAGCCCAAGATCGAGGTCTTGTGGTCCAATGGTGCTGCCAGATGGAAGTTATTTCAAATCCGGCCGTGGGAGGGTTTTTCACACATTGTGGATGGAATTCAATTCTAGAGAGCGTTTGGTGTGGTTTGCCTTTGTTGTGTTATCCACTTTTGACAGATCAGTTCACGAATAGGAAGCTTGTGGTCGATGATTGGTGCATTGGGATTAATCTTTGTGAGAAGAAGACAATCACAAGGGACCAAGTCTCAGCGAATGTTAAAAGATTGATGAATGGAGAAACTTCAAGTGAGCTAAGAAACAATGTTGAAAAGGTTAAACGTCATCTCAAAGATGCGGTTACAACCGTTGGATCTTCGGAGACGAATTTTAACTTGTTTGTTAGTGAGGTCCGAAATAGAATAGAAACTAAATTGTGTAATGTAAATGGACTAGAAATAAGTCCATCAAActaaacaatgaaaaaaatattttgttatttttataaataatttttactaaCCGTTTGTTACCAATCATGACAATTTTTTAACTGTTCGTTTTTAACTCAATTATTTTGGTCGGACCGTATGGTTAGCATATTAACAACAATCAATCTCTAAACCGGTATCGAACCGATTAGCGGTTATACTTT
It encodes the following:
- the TKI1 gene encoding TSL-kinase interacting protein 1 (TSL-kinase interacting protein 1 (TKI1); FUNCTIONS IN: DNA binding, sequence-specific DNA binding transcription factor activity; EXPRESSED IN: 24 plant structures; EXPRESSED DURING: 15 growth stages; CONTAINS InterPro DOMAIN/s: SANT, DNA-binding (InterPro:IPR001005), Homeodomain-like (InterPro:IPR009057), Myb, DNA-binding (InterPro:IPR014778), SANT, eukarya (InterPro:IPR017884); BEST Arabidopsis thaliana protein match is: unknown protein (TAIR:AT4G39380.1); Has 171 Blast hits to 167 proteins in 60 species: Archae - 0; Bacteria - 20; Metazoa - 45; Fungi - 2; Plants - 87; Viruses - 0; Other Eukaryotes - 17 (source: NCBI BLink).), which encodes MLKQFTHYCEMQAELIPEGPNGEGRLSNQNSNPNLLSSASISITQFPAKKPTRQWAAWTHQEEESFFTALRQVGKNFEKITSRVQSKNKDQVRHYYYRLVRRMNKLLGPDLSLDAKNPKDTNAAMLRWWSLLEKYSCKASKLHLKPRRFKLFIEALEHQLLKDRRKSIRKRTCQGENLSSASLGNISSHSRERGLDNRPFKLILSDGQNVKKLGPGRASTKHGESLSVNLGDEKEDTAFGRGGRQRRKQGYRKWEKAAIDGVSLVADAAEHLERTSIDKDMDDQTDLGPTRYLTGKSPLSLCSAGDVPLSDANMQFSAKLKLQLFPIDECTRRSLEMDKHNPHLELTLSNRKKISSVLEHLNRKWGSSSCATGELLLFPYNARKETVTCHQRWTHDSFLSAAEVHSMVGSPSVFRLRYGWFVHDASGSIISQVPTSDPCPSLEDDMNVDRLNEVNMLLTESGPLSVHSTAEQTTSVEPSQGLVCASGVHDRPARSRDDYEPASTSITPLEHLSGGNAQSPGEWADSLTNISIGDLLSEVPDDIDSDGVDPPATEGSHYLLRDVPFTSDSFDAAIAAHILRHQNKPSAQLPLTSGSSSLWDDEETRDAFSFQKNRFANSTELASVASPKGVGRVNGEPSQLVEASSGDEGSYNPHDDGDPMEEGPADPHTMDSPGKTPCGLADVYWPDSLGPLDLDIRSSKYTDDLILSESLGGLSRLIATSLDAFQNCSLFGFDNKKDKSNMV
- the TKI1 gene encoding TSL-kinase interacting protein 1 (TSL-kinase interacting protein 1 (TKI1); FUNCTIONS IN: DNA binding, sequence-specific DNA binding transcription factor activity; EXPRESSED IN: 24 plant structures; EXPRESSED DURING: 15 growth stages; CONTAINS InterPro DOMAIN/s: SANT, DNA-binding (InterPro:IPR001005), Myb, DNA-binding (InterPro:IPR014778), Homeodomain-like (InterPro:IPR009057), SANT, eukarya (InterPro:IPR017884); BEST Arabidopsis thaliana protein match is: unknown protein (TAIR:AT4G39380.1).), with protein sequence MLKQFTHYCEMQAELIPEGPNGEGRLSNQNSNPNLLSSASISITQFPAKKPTRQWAAWTHQEEESFFTALRQVGKNFEKITSRVQSKNKDQVRHYYYRLVRRMNKLLGPDLSLDAKNPKDTNAAMLRWWSLLEKYSCKASKLHLKPRRFKLFIEALEHQLLKDRRKSIRKRTCQGENLSSASLGNISSHSRERGLDNRPFKLILSDGQNVKKLGPGRASTKHGESLSVNLGDEKEDTAFGRGGRQRRKQAGYRKWEKAAIDGVSLVADAAEHLERTSIDKDMDDQTDLGPTRYLTGKSPLSLCSAGDVPLSDANMQFSAKLKLQLFPIDECTRRSLEMDKHNPHLELTLSNRKKISSVLEHLNRKWGSSSCATGELLLFPYNARKETVTCHQRWTHDSFLSAAEVHSMVGSPSVFRLRYGWFVHDASGSIISQVPTSDPCPSLEDDMNVDRLNEVNMLLTESGPLSVHSTAEQTTSVEPSQGLVCASGVHDRPARSRDDYEPASTSITPLEHLSGGNAQSPGEWADSLTNISIGDLLSEVPDDIDSDGVDPPATEGSHYLLRDVPFTSDSFDAAIAAHILRHQNKPSAQLPLTSGSSSLWDDEETRDAFSFQKNRFANSTELASVASPKGVGRVNGEPSQLVEASSGDEGSYNPHDDGDPMEEGPADPHTMDSPGKTPCGLADVYWPDSLGPLDLDIRSSKYTDDLILSESLGGLSRLIATSLDAFQNCSLFGFDNKKDKSNMV
- a CDS encoding UDP-Glycosyltransferase superfamily protein (UDP-Glycosyltransferase superfamily protein; FUNCTIONS IN: UDP-glycosyltransferase activity, transferase activity, transferring glycosyl groups; INVOLVED IN: metabolic process; LOCATED IN: endomembrane system; EXPRESSED IN: 20 plant structures; EXPRESSED DURING: 13 growth stages; CONTAINS InterPro DOMAIN/s: UDP-glucuronosyl/UDP-glucosyltransferase (InterPro:IPR002213); BEST Arabidopsis thaliana protein match is: UDP-Glycosyltransferase superfamily protein (TAIR:AT2G28080.1); Has 6237 Blast hits to 6170 proteins in 304 species: Archae - 0; Bacteria - 63; Metazoa - 975; Fungi - 25; Plants - 5115; Viruses - 22; Other Eukaryotes - 37 (source: NCBI BLink).), translated to MERAKSRKPHIMMIPYPLQGHVIPFVHLAIKLASHGFTITFVNTDSIHHHISTAHQDDAGDIFSAARSSGQHDIRYTTVSDGFPLDFDRSLNHDQFFEGILHVFSAHVDDLIAKLSRRDDPPVTCLIADTFYVWSSMICDKHNLVNVSFWTEPALVLNLYYHMDLLISNGHFKSLDNRKDVIDYVPGVKAIEPKDLMSYLQVSDKDVDTNTVVYRILFKAFKDVKRADFVVCNTVQELEPDSLSALQAKQPVYAIGPVFSTDSVVPTSLWAESDCTEWLKGRPTGSVLYVSFGSYAHVGKKEIVEIAHGLLLSGISFIWVLRPDIVGSNVPDFLPAGFVDQAQDRGLVVQWCCQMEVISNPAVGGFFTHCGWNSILESVWCGLPLLCYPLLTDQFTNRKLVVDDWCIGINLCEKKTITRDQVSANVKRLMNGETSSELRNNVEKVKRHLKDAVTTVGSSETNFNLFVSEVRNRIETKLCNVNGLEISPSN